Genomic segment of Nostoc sp. TCL240-02:
ACATAAACCATCCAACTTGGGGTTTACTCTACAAAATCTGTATGGTTGATGAGACCCAGGATTTGTTCACCACACTTTATGCCCAGCGCCTGTTTTTTTTGGTCGCAAATGACGTTAAAGGTGTCAAATTCCAGCCAATAGGACGAACTGAGGCTAGAATGATGTTGGAAAATCGCTTACGTACCCTGCGGCGCAGTGGACATTCTCAGGAGTACGATCAACTTCAAAGTGTTTTCCAACGCACCTTCCAATGAACAGTTCGATTTCCGAACGTATTGTTTCCATTCGTTCTTCCTTACCAACTTCAGTCAAATTGATTGCTGTTAGCAAACAAGTTTCTGCCCAGGCCATTCGGTCTGCATACTCCGCAGGAATTCGTGATTTTGCGGAGAGTCGCATCCAAGAAGCTGCCAGTAAACAAGCCGAGTTGCAAGACTTACCGGATATTACCTGGCACTTTATTGGACATTTGCAAAGCAATAAAGCTAAAAAAGCCCTCGAAAAATTCTCTTGGATTCACTCTGTGGATAATTTGAAGCTGGCACAGCGCTTAGATCAATTGGCGCAACAGCTAGGGGTGAGTCCCAAAGTTTGCTTGCAAGTGAAAATTCTCCCCGATCCCAACAAATCTGGTTGGAGTGTGTCAGAACTTTTGGCTGATTTACCCATACTCGATCAATACAAAAATTTACAAATTCAAGGTTTGATGACAATTCCACCTTCAGGATTAAACGATCCCGAAATTTTGAATGTGTTTAATCTCAATCGTGAGCTAGCAAAGAAAATCCAGGAGCAACATTGGTTGCACATTAAAATGCAGGAACTATCTATGGGTATGTCAAGCGACTATGAACTAGCAGTACAAGCAGGTGCAACGATGGTACGATTAGGAACTATATTGTTTGGCGATCGCTCTTAAGCATATTACACATCCCTCTTTCGGTTGAGTATCAAGTACAAGCAGGAGCAATGAGGGTGTAATTAGTAACAATATTGTTTGGCGATCGCTCTTAGCCCTCGACAGTCAGCTTTTCAGGTCAGTATTAATAGAGATCAGGATTTGATGACAAGAATTTTGTAAGAGACTGGTGCAATTAGAAACAAAGGATATAGTATTGACAAGAGCAATCGCCAAGGGAAAATGGGGTAAAAAGAACTTTCCTTCGGACAAACCTTAGGATATAATCTTGACTCATTATTATGTTTAGGCGATGCACAGACCTTTCCAATAAGTGTCGGTTCATCGCCAAAACCCGTAGTATGGGCTACAAATAGCAATATACTTGCTGGAGTATCCACCGATGTAGCGATTGCTCCTATCTCAATAAATCCTAAGCCAAGTCAATACAGGCTATTCGCACCAGGAGAGTACACAGACAATGAACAACATCTTTTCCAAACTCAGAGACTTTGTAGGTCTAAATGAGCAAGTGGAATACGAATATTACGAAGAAGAACCAGAAACAGATAATAATAATTACCAAAATCTGTATCAGCAAGAAAATCCCCAACCCGCAGCCCCACAAGAGAGCGCAACCGCTCAGAATCGACGCTGGCGGGAACCAGTGCCTACAATGGGAGATGATATCGCAGCAGGTTCAAAGCCAATGGGGAATGTAATTGGTATGCCAGGAGCAATTAACGGAATTTCGGAAGTTTTAGTCCTCGAACCACGCACCTTTGAAGAAATGCCCCAGGCAATTCAAGCGTTGCGAGAACGGAAGTCAGTGGTATTAAATCTGACAATCATGGACCCAGACCAAGCTCAACGAGCAGTAGATTTTGTTGCAGGTGGTACTTACGCACTAGATGGACATCAAGAGCGCATCGGTGAAAGCATCTTCTTGTTTACACCAAGCTGTGTCCAAGTTAGCACCCAAGGTGGCGTTCTTCATGAAGTACCACAACCGCCAGCACGTCCTTCTCGTCCTACAGGTTCTCCAAATCAAACCTGGGGCAACGAAACTAACCGGATGGCACAATAGAGTTAAATTAGTTGTTAGTCCTTTGTCCTTTGTCATTTATCTAGGATTTTGATCGTAGTGGCAAATGACAAACGACAGAGGACTAATGACAAATGACTAACGATCAATGACTATAAAATTTGGTTTAATTGGTGGTGGGGTAATGGGAGAAGCGCTCTTATCCTGCCTTATCGCGCGTGGAATTTATCAATCATCAGAAGTCATAGTTAGCGAACCGCTACCTTCACGTCTAGATTTTTTGCAACAGCAATACGGTGTTGCTGTGACGACAGATAATAGTGAGGTTTTCACTCAAGCAAAAGAAGTTGTATTTTTGGCAGTGAAACCGCAGGTGTTCAGCGCGATCGCGCAAG
This window contains:
- the pipX gene encoding transcriptional coactivator PipX — encoded protein: MNPENAETYINHPTWGLLYKICMVDETQDLFTTLYAQRLFFLVANDVKGVKFQPIGRTEARMMLENRLRTLRRSGHSQEYDQLQSVFQRTFQ
- a CDS encoding YggS family pyridoxal phosphate-dependent enzyme — encoded protein: MNSSISERIVSIRSSLPTSVKLIAVSKQVSAQAIRSAYSAGIRDFAESRIQEAASKQAELQDLPDITWHFIGHLQSNKAKKALEKFSWIHSVDNLKLAQRLDQLAQQLGVSPKVCLQVKILPDPNKSGWSVSELLADLPILDQYKNLQIQGLMTIPPSGLNDPEILNVFNLNRELAKKIQEQHWLHIKMQELSMGMSSDYELAVQAGATMVRLGTILFGDRS
- a CDS encoding cell division protein SepF: MNNIFSKLRDFVGLNEQVEYEYYEEEPETDNNNYQNLYQQENPQPAAPQESATAQNRRWREPVPTMGDDIAAGSKPMGNVIGMPGAINGISEVLVLEPRTFEEMPQAIQALRERKSVVLNLTIMDPDQAQRAVDFVAGGTYALDGHQERIGESIFLFTPSCVQVSTQGGVLHEVPQPPARPSRPTGSPNQTWGNETNRMAQ